From the Musa acuminata AAA Group cultivar baxijiao chromosome BXJ1-2, Cavendish_Baxijiao_AAA, whole genome shotgun sequence genome, one window contains:
- the LOC135611386 gene encoding transcriptional regulator SUPERMAN-like has protein sequence MEGGEKKQTEPSNDAMDSSEPVKENPGAGRFYDCTFCRRGFTTAQALGGHMNIHRKDRARTRVSGKKDGEGSGSGGASYDPVVDHQRSYPPVPRPVCFVSSSSSGREVASPLGADRSLQTRPSEPTRSSGEGGLLPQMHERTVKNRGEENEEEDDEMEEVDLELRLGHDP, from the coding sequence ATGGAAGGTGGCGAGAAGAAGCAAACGGAGCCATCGAACGACGCGATGGATTCGTCGGAACCAGTGAAGGAGAACCCTGGCGCCGGCCGGTTCTACGATTGCACGTTCTGCAGGAGAGGTTTCACCACAGCGCAAGCGTTGGGCGGCCATATGAACATCCACCGAAAGGATAGAGCCAGGACGAGAGTCTCCGGCAAGAAAGACGGTGAAGGATCAGGTAGTGGCGGCGCTTCTTATGACCCCGTCGTGGACCACCAACGCTCTTATCCTCCGGTGCCTCGTCCTGTGTGCTTCGTGTCATCGAGTTCTTCGGGTCGAGAAGTAGCATCACCACTTGGTGCCGACAGGAGTTTGCAGACCAGGCCGAGCGAACCAACTCGTTCTAGTGGCGAGGGGGGATTGCTCCCACAGATGCATGAAAGGACGGTAAAGAATAGAGGAGAGGAGAACGAGGAGGAAGATGATGAGATGGAAGAAGTGGATTTGGAACTTCGACTCGGCCATGACCCATGA
- the LOC135597702 gene encoding AT-hook motif nuclear-localized protein 19-like, with protein sequence MELKEPDAAGTGGGGNDEDNDNDREPREGAIVVSTRRPRGRPPGSKNKPKPPVFVTRDSPNALRSHVMEVAGGSDIAESIAQFARRRQRGVCVLSCAGTVANVALRQPSAPGAVVALHGRFEILSLTGTFLPGPSPPGTTGLTVYLAGGQGQVVGGSVVGSLIASGPVMVIASTFANATYERLPLEEGDEIPGGGGGIPEHLPGGLAPLMPGASGPGGLPDPSALPIYNLPPHMAHDEVVGQLGHEAFGWAHARAPF encoded by the coding sequence ATGGAATTGAAAGAACCCGATGCCGCCGGCACTGGCGGAGGAGGCAACGACGAGGACAACGATAACGACCGCGAGCCGAGGGAGGGAGCAATCGTCGTCAGCACCCGCCGCCCCCGCGGCCGCCCTCCGGGATCCAAGAACAAGCCCAAGCCGCCTGTGTTCGTCACCCGCGACAGCCCTAACGCCCTCCGCAGCCACGTCATGGAGGTCGCGGGCGGCTCCGACATCGCGGAATCCATCGCGCAGTTCGCGCGCCGCAGGCAGCGCGGCGTCTGCGTGCTCAGCTGCGCCGGCACGGTAGCCAACGTCGCCCTCCGCCAGCCTTCTGCGCCGGGCGCCGTCGTCGCCCTCCACGGCCGGTTCGAGATCCTGTCGCTCACCGGCACCTTCCTCCCGGGCCCTTCCCCGCCGGGGACCACCGGGCTGACGGTTTACCTGGCCGGAGGGCAGGGTCAGGTGGTGGGCGGCAGCGTCGTGGGGTCCCTGATCGCCTCGGGGCCGGTGATGGTCATAGCATCCACGTTTGCCAACGCTACCTACGAGAGGCTGCCACTCGAGGAAGGAGACGAAATCCCGGGCGGTGGTGGCGGCATCCCGGAGCACCTCCCTGGTGGACTGGCGCCGCTAATGCCCGGAGCCTCAGGACCAGGCGGACTGCCCGATCCCTCGGCGCTTCCCATCTACAACTTGCCGCCACATATGGCACACGACGAGGTCGTCGGGCAACTGGGACACGAGGCCTTCGGATGGGCTCATGCGCGGGCGCCATTCTAA
- the LOC103971632 gene encoding bet1-like SNARE 1-1, whose translation MNSRRDHRSNRAALFDGIEEGGIRASAYSSHEIHEHDNDLAIEGLQDRVNILKRLTGDIHEEVESHNRMLDRMGNDMDSSRGILSGTMDRFKMVFETKSNRRMATLVASFVALFLLIYYLTK comes from the exons ATGAATTCGAGGAG GGACCATCGCAGTAATAGAGCTGCACTTTTTGATGGCATTGAAGAAGGTGGGATTCGAGCTTCAgcatactcttctcatgaaattcATGAGCATGACAATGATCTAGCCATTGAAGGGCTGCAAGACAGAGTCAACATTCTGAAGAGG TTGACAGGTGACATACATGAAGAGGTTGAAAGCCACAATCGTATGTTGGACCGCATG GGCAATGATATGGACTCGTCAAGGGGAATCCTTTCTGGAACAATGGATCGTTTCAAGATG GTTTTCGAGACGAAATCAAATCGCAGAATGGCCACCCTTGTGGCATCCTTTGTGGCACTCTTCCTACTCATATATTACTTGACCAAGTAG